In the genome of Microthrixaceae bacterium, one region contains:
- a CDS encoding cytochrome c oxidase subunit 3, which produces MSSAALALPPAAPPARPRVLLVGTALASAATAMAFVGMIGYYASTRAAAVAEGLPWLPEGSKIPLTPGNMAFATMLISAVSVWWAVDAVGKNDRQMAYLALGLTIMFGVAVINATTFLYTQMALPVSTTAGALVYTITGAHLGMVIVGMVYLAVMVFRTLGGEYAGRDREGLVASALFWYVAIAVHAVIWYMIYIVK; this is translated from the coding sequence ATGAGTTCTGCCGCCCTCGCTCTTCCCCCCGCCGCTCCGCCGGCCCGGCCCCGGGTGCTGCTGGTCGGTACCGCTCTGGCTTCGGCCGCCACCGCCATGGCCTTCGTCGGGATGATCGGCTATTACGCGTCCACCCGGGCTGCGGCCGTCGCCGAAGGGCTGCCCTGGCTGCCCGAGGGATCCAAGATCCCGCTCACCCCCGGCAACATGGCCTTCGCCACCATGTTGATCTCGGCGGTTTCGGTCTGGTGGGCCGTCGATGCCGTGGGCAAGAACGATCGCCAGATGGCCTACCTCGCCCTCGGCCTCACCATCATGTTCGGGGTGGCTGTGATCAACGCCACCACCTTCTTGTACACCCAGATGGCCCTCCCGGTGTCCACCACCGCGGGAGCGCTCGTCTACACAATCACCGGAGCCCACCTCGGCATGGTGATCGTGGGCATGGTCTACCTGGCCGTCATGGTCTTTCGCACCCTCGGCGGCGAATACGCGGGGCGCGACCGTGAAGGCCTAGTGGCTTCTGCCCTGTTCTGGTACGTCGCCATCGCCGTTCACGCGGTGATCTGGTACATGATCTACATCGTCAAGTAG
- a CDS encoding cbb3-type cytochrome c oxidase subunit I, whose product MAVTETPPETVAAAAAAGPSDRPLPGGLAGVLGSGDHKVVGRMYIVTALLLGMAVAVLGGLFAFERLEPETLEVFSDGSVLQLFTLWRIAGVFMVAFPLVIGVAMVVVPLQVGATSIAFPRAAAASYWAWLVGSVLTLAAYAMDGGPGGSSSTGVNLFIAAMILVVVAIVLAAVSLATTVIALRTTGLRLGMVPLYAWSVAVAAIMWILTLPVLVGSLVLAYVDNRHAGGTLGGNAALFGRFAWVLRNPQIYVVAIPVLGFAADVMATTTRARLLARPMAQSAIAGAGITAFGAILATPYSGSLESPVVVAIGLAAVLPALAIFGLVGDLFRRGTIRLTGGAVYAMGSTLLFLLATLAGAVGSIPALETAGTIYDMGVAHLALVAAITAALGGVHWWATKIGRQPANDGLARLVPVVLLAGAALAAIPDLVSGISGEGIEVAPDWTGGIEGLNLVGLVGTVVVALGLILAVVSLLPIIRRSDQTPRDPWEGQSLEWLTASPPSIGNFDAPIPVVTSPEPLFDLREENR is encoded by the coding sequence ATGGCTGTAACCGAGACCCCTCCCGAGACCGTGGCCGCCGCAGCAGCGGCAGGCCCGTCCGACCGCCCCCTGCCCGGCGGTCTAGCTGGCGTACTCGGGTCCGGCGACCACAAGGTCGTCGGCCGGATGTACATCGTCACCGCCCTGCTCCTCGGCATGGCCGTGGCCGTGCTTGGCGGCCTGTTCGCCTTCGAGCGCCTCGAACCCGAAACCCTCGAGGTCTTCTCCGACGGCTCCGTGCTTCAGCTCTTCACGCTGTGGCGCATAGCGGGTGTCTTCATGGTCGCCTTCCCCCTGGTCATCGGCGTGGCCATGGTCGTCGTCCCCCTTCAGGTGGGGGCCACCTCCATCGCTTTCCCCCGGGCCGCCGCCGCCTCCTACTGGGCTTGGCTGGTGGGATCGGTGCTTACCCTGGCTGCCTACGCCATGGACGGTGGGCCGGGCGGTAGCAGCAGCACTGGTGTGAACCTGTTTATCGCCGCCATGATCCTGGTGGTCGTGGCGATCGTGCTGGCCGCGGTCAGCCTGGCCACCACCGTCATCGCCCTGCGGACCACGGGCCTGCGCTTGGGCATGGTGCCGCTCTACGCCTGGTCGGTGGCCGTCGCCGCCATCATGTGGATCCTTACCCTTCCCGTTCTAGTCGGGTCGCTGGTGTTGGCCTATGTCGACAACCGTCACGCCGGGGGCACCCTCGGCGGAAACGCTGCCCTGTTTGGACGGTTCGCCTGGGTCCTACGTAACCCTCAGATCTACGTGGTCGCAATCCCCGTTCTCGGCTTCGCTGCTGACGTGATGGCAACCACCACCAGGGCCCGTCTCCTCGCTCGCCCCATGGCCCAAAGCGCCATCGCTGGTGCTGGGATCACCGCCTTCGGTGCGATCTTGGCCACCCCTTACTCCGGCTCCCTCGAGAGCCCGGTCGTGGTGGCCATCGGCCTCGCTGCCGTCCTCCCGGCGCTGGCCATCTTCGGCCTGGTCGGGGACCTGTTCCGCCGGGGAACCATCCGTCTGACCGGTGGTGCCGTTTACGCCATGGGTTCAACCCTCCTGTTCCTGCTGGCCACCCTGGCCGGTGCCGTCGGGTCGATCCCGGCGTTGGAGACAGCCGGCACCATTTACGACATGGGCGTCGCCCACCTGGCCCTAGTCGCCGCCATCACCGCTGCACTCGGGGGCGTTCACTGGTGGGCCACCAAGATCGGGCGTCAACCGGCCAACGACGGCCTGGCTCGTCTGGTACCGGTTGTGCTCCTGGCGGGCGCCGCCCTGGCTGCCATCCCCGATCTGGTGTCGGGGATCAGCGGCGAAGGCATCGAGGTGGCGCCGGACTGGACCGGCGGCATCGAGGGGCTCAACCTGGTCGGGCTGGTCGGCACCGTCGTCGTGGCGCTGGGCTTGATCCTGGCCGTGGTGTCGCTCCTTCCGATCATCCGTCGGTCCGACCAGACCCCCAGGGATCCGTGGGAGGGTCAGAGCCTGGAGTGGCTCACCGCTTCGCCGCCCTCGATCGGCAACTTCGATGCCCCTATCCCGGTGGTCACCTCGCCCGAACCGCTCTTCGATCTGCGTGAGGAGAACCGATGA
- a CDS encoding protoheme IX farnesyltransferase, with translation MRQRLVGYVALTKPRIIELLLITTVPTQIVAARGMPDFWLMFNTVLGGTLAAGGANAINMYVDRDIDKVMERTKGRPLVTGVVTPRAALVFAVAIEILAFAWLWYWVNLLSAVLAVSACLFYVFIYTLWLKRTSTHNIVIGGAAGAAPVLIGWSSVTNELSWAPIVLFALMFYWTPPHFWALAIKYKDDYASVDVPMLPSVASLKTTAQRILVYTVILWGLSILFAPVGEMGMVYLVAALVLGGVFTGMAVKLWLEPTTKLAMRVFTYSITYITLLFGAMALDQFVANAR, from the coding sequence CTGCGCCAGCGTCTGGTCGGCTATGTGGCGCTTACCAAGCCGCGCATCATCGAACTTCTGCTGATCACCACCGTGCCCACCCAGATAGTGGCGGCACGGGGCATGCCCGACTTCTGGCTCATGTTCAACACTGTCTTGGGCGGAACGCTGGCCGCCGGTGGCGCCAACGCCATCAACATGTACGTCGACCGGGACATCGACAAGGTCATGGAGCGCACCAAGGGCCGCCCCCTGGTGACCGGGGTGGTGACGCCGAGGGCCGCCCTGGTATTCGCGGTGGCGATCGAGATCTTGGCGTTCGCCTGGCTGTGGTACTGGGTCAACCTGCTGAGCGCGGTGCTGGCCGTGTCGGCATGCCTGTTCTACGTGTTCATCTACACGTTGTGGTTGAAGCGGACGTCCACCCACAACATCGTCATCGGCGGTGCAGCTGGAGCCGCTCCGGTCCTGATCGGTTGGTCGTCGGTGACCAACGAGTTGAGTTGGGCCCCAATCGTGCTCTTCGCCCTCATGTTCTATTGGACCCCGCCCCACTTCTGGGCCCTGGCCATCAAGTACAAGGACGACTACGCCTCGGTCGATGTACCGATGCTCCCGTCGGTGGCATCGCTCAAGACCACAGCCCAGCGGATCCTCGTCTACACGGTCATCTTGTGGGGTCTATCGATCCTGTTCGCCCCCGTCGGGGAGATGGGCATGGTGTACCTGGTGGCGGCCCTGGTACTGGGTGGTGTGTTCACGGGCATGGCCGTCAAGCTCTGGCTCGAGCCCACCACCAAGCTCGCCATGAGGGTTTTCACCTACTCGATCACCTATATAACCCTCCTGTTCGGGGCCATGGCTCTCGACCAGTTCGTGGCCAACGCCCGATGA
- the clpS gene encoding ATP-dependent Clp protease adapter ClpS, producing MGVSTPVITPSEVASQATDDALDTDVPWIVLVWNDPINTMDYVALVFQKLFGFSKSKANRLMLQVHNEGRAVVSSGSREKAEVDVFRLHEHGLWATMQHDR from the coding sequence CTGGGTGTGAGCACACCGGTGATCACCCCCAGCGAGGTCGCCTCTCAGGCCACCGACGACGCGCTCGACACCGACGTCCCCTGGATCGTCCTGGTCTGGAACGACCCGATCAACACCATGGACTACGTGGCGCTGGTGTTCCAGAAGTTGTTCGGGTTCTCCAAGTCCAAGGCCAACCGCCTCATGTTGCAGGTCCACAACGAAGGGCGGGCCGTCGTCTCCTCGGGTTCGAGGGAGAAGGCCGAGGTGGACGTGTTCCGGCTTCACGAACACGGCCTGTGGGCAACGATGCAGCACGACCGGTGA
- a CDS encoding DUF2017 family protein, which produces MVHVIRRSNPVVRKRSGGRYEVVLDPVNRQAMDSLLGELEYLLDGAPDDPSLIRLHPPAYSDDPDRDLAYQILAGDELRTRRRATITSVRASLNRSELSEDDLWGWLQALNALRLVVGTRLGIQDDHHDRPPLSGDDPLVALWDVYDFTGQVQYFVVLALSP; this is translated from the coding sequence GTGGTCCATGTGATCCGGCGCTCCAACCCCGTGGTCCGCAAGCGCTCCGGTGGTCGCTACGAGGTGGTGCTGGACCCGGTCAACCGACAGGCCATGGATTCGTTGCTGGGCGAGTTGGAATACCTACTCGACGGCGCACCCGATGATCCCAGCCTCATCCGACTTCACCCGCCTGCCTACTCAGACGATCCCGACCGCGACCTCGCCTACCAGATCCTGGCTGGTGATGAACTGCGCACCCGTCGCCGGGCCACGATCACCTCGGTCCGGGCCTCACTGAACCGCAGCGAGCTGTCCGAGGACGACTTGTGGGGCTGGCTCCAGGCCCTCAACGCGCTGCGGTTGGTGGTCGGCACCAGGCTGGGCATCCAAGACGACCACCATGATCGGCCGCCACTCAGCGGCGATGACCCACTCGTCGCATTGTGGGACGTCTACGACTTCACCGGTCAGGTGCAGTACTTCGTGGTCCTCGCCCTGAGCCCCTAG
- a CDS encoding response regulator transcription factor codes for MVRVAVADDHPVYRRGLALMLRDADGIELVGTADDGRQAVALVAERRPDVVLMDLAMPGLDGFAATKQIAALPSPPQVVALTMADDDRSLARAIQAGAAGYIVKGADLDEILDAIHGAARGEAVFGRALTQRVLQHISRSAAAAPTTYPMLTEREQEILNHVAAGEANATIARELGISLKTVRNHLSNIFTKIQVPDRAAAIVAARDAGFGR; via the coding sequence GTGGTGCGCGTGGCGGTCGCCGACGACCACCCCGTGTATCGACGCGGGCTGGCACTGATGCTGCGCGACGCGGACGGAATCGAGCTGGTCGGAACCGCAGATGACGGCCGACAGGCGGTGGCGCTCGTGGCCGAGCGGCGACCCGATGTGGTGCTGATGGATCTCGCCATGCCCGGACTCGATGGCTTTGCTGCCACCAAGCAGATCGCAGCGTTGCCGTCGCCGCCGCAGGTTGTGGCCCTCACGATGGCCGACGACGACCGTTCACTCGCCCGGGCGATCCAGGCCGGGGCAGCCGGCTACATCGTGAAGGGAGCTGACCTGGACGAGATCCTCGATGCGATCCACGGCGCCGCCCGCGGTGAGGCGGTGTTCGGGCGCGCCCTGACCCAGCGCGTCCTCCAGCACATCTCCCGAAGTGCCGCAGCAGCCCCGACGACCTATCCAATGCTCACCGAACGCGAGCAAGAGATCCTGAACCACGTTGCGGCCGGCGAGGCCAACGCCACGATCGCCCGAGAGCTGGGCATCAGCCTCAAGACGGTGCGCAATCACCTTTCGAACATCTTCACGAAGATCCAGGTCCCCGACCGGGCGGCAGCCATCGTCGCAGCACGCGACGCTGGGTTCGGTCGCTGA
- a CDS encoding sensor histidine kinase, whose protein sequence is MPLLLLLSGAAGPILAGAFVVRRRPRNPVGWLLVLQGVGFGAVLAAAGPHDRGSGLVADQLLSGAWVLLFAGVATAAYLVPDGRPASSFWRRWMLAGVAGMVLLVVAAPGDQTGFAAAHGGREPPVPWLPEPVSAVLGVVGLLGVVGLLVGAVASVVARLRGAGGDERQQLLWLVAGVLPIPVAIAVGWVDYFVADGDLALLFDATLALASVSLPAAIAIAIVRHGLFDIRLVLSRALTYVVLGTFVTVLYGFSWWLASERGIADGLSGLVTVVIVALIAHPISVAVHRRLERWVYGYRSAPYLAMQRVAAQAADGGSDDLLDAVLRSVADAVGADRARWEMGAPDGDAVRVELIAAGHHVGVLAVETRGGATDSIDETLLTDLARYVALVVRSEQLNQELSASRDRLIEARVEERRRLHRELHDGLGPTLAAIGLKVDVARRSRNDSDREAILAEVRRDASGAVDEVRRVVEGLRPVVLEDAGLIDALRARARSLSTNGMLVTVHGSEPSPRAPSEIESAAYLIASEAMANAAKHSGARHCRVEVIAGSDLAITIQDDGQNLTEHPTAGSGWHTMVERAEELGGTCSLGPGERSGVAVRASLPLHGR, encoded by the coding sequence ATGCCGCTCCTGCTGCTCCTCTCGGGTGCCGCTGGGCCGATCCTCGCCGGAGCGTTCGTCGTCCGTCGGCGACCGCGGAATCCCGTTGGTTGGCTGTTGGTGCTCCAGGGCGTGGGGTTCGGCGCCGTGTTGGCGGCGGCAGGGCCCCACGACCGGGGCTCGGGCCTGGTGGCAGACCAGTTGCTGTCAGGGGCTTGGGTGCTGCTCTTCGCAGGCGTGGCCACGGCGGCCTATCTCGTACCGGACGGCCGGCCCGCAAGCAGCTTCTGGCGACGTTGGATGCTGGCCGGCGTGGCGGGGATGGTGCTGCTCGTCGTCGCTGCTCCTGGTGACCAGACGGGCTTCGCAGCTGCGCACGGTGGGCGGGAGCCTCCCGTGCCGTGGCTGCCCGAACCGGTCTCCGCGGTGTTGGGCGTCGTGGGGCTGTTGGGCGTTGTGGGCCTGTTGGTCGGGGCGGTCGCCTCGGTGGTGGCGCGCCTTCGCGGTGCGGGCGGCGACGAGCGCCAACAGCTCCTGTGGCTCGTCGCCGGTGTGCTGCCGATCCCGGTCGCGATCGCGGTCGGGTGGGTCGACTACTTCGTGGCAGACGGCGACTTGGCGCTGCTGTTCGACGCCACCCTGGCGCTCGCCTCGGTCTCGTTGCCGGCTGCGATCGCGATCGCCATCGTCCGGCACGGCTTGTTCGACATCCGGTTGGTGCTCAGCCGCGCCCTGACCTACGTCGTGCTGGGAACGTTCGTGACCGTGCTGTACGGCTTCTCGTGGTGGCTTGCCAGCGAACGGGGCATCGCCGATGGGCTGAGCGGTCTCGTCACCGTGGTGATCGTGGCGCTCATCGCGCACCCGATCTCGGTCGCGGTTCACCGGCGGCTGGAGCGTTGGGTGTACGGATACCGCTCAGCTCCGTATCTCGCGATGCAGCGTGTCGCCGCCCAGGCCGCCGACGGTGGTTCGGACGATCTGCTCGATGCGGTGCTCCGGTCAGTCGCGGACGCCGTCGGGGCCGATCGGGCGCGGTGGGAGATGGGCGCACCCGACGGTGACGCTGTACGCGTCGAGCTGATCGCGGCGGGCCACCACGTTGGTGTGCTGGCCGTCGAGACCCGTGGCGGGGCGACCGATTCCATCGACGAGACACTGCTCACCGACCTCGCCCGCTACGTCGCGCTCGTCGTCCGGTCCGAGCAGCTGAACCAGGAGCTCAGCGCCTCGCGCGACCGCCTCATCGAAGCCCGGGTCGAGGAGCGGCGACGCCTCCACCGCGAGCTCCACGACGGCCTCGGCCCGACCCTCGCCGCCATCGGCCTGAAGGTCGACGTCGCCAGGCGCAGCCGGAACGATTCCGACCGCGAGGCCATCCTCGCCGAGGTCCGCCGCGACGCAAGCGGCGCCGTGGACGAGGTCCGTCGCGTCGTCGAGGGCCTTCGACCGGTCGTCCTCGAAGACGCCGGGCTCATCGATGCGCTGCGCGCCCGAGCGCGCTCGCTCAGCACCAATGGGATGCTGGTGACCGTGCACGGCTCGGAGCCCTCTCCCCGGGCGCCCTCGGAGATCGAGAGCGCCGCCTACCTCATCGCGTCCGAGGCGATGGCAAACGCAGCCAAGCACTCCGGGGCTCGACACTGCCGGGTCGAGGTCATCGCCGGTTCGGACCTCGCCATCACGATCCAAGACGACGGACAAAATCTCACGGAGCACCCCACCGCGGGCTCAGGTTGGCACACCATGGTCGAACGGGCCGAGGAGCTCGGAGGAACGTGCTCTCTCGGCCCCGGCGAGCGGTCAGGCGTGGCGGTGCGAGCGAGCCTGCCGCTCCACGGCCGGTGA
- a CDS encoding glutamine synthetase beta-grasp domain-containing protein, whose translation MAIKAEYIWIDGTEPTARLRSKTKVLADSASTAVADLPIWGFDGSSTNQAPGDNSDCVLKPVAVFADPIRGGDDVLVMCEVLLIDMTPHPTNNRAACAAVAEKFADMEPLFGIEQEYTFFQDGRPLGFPVGGFPAPQGFYYCGVGADEVFGREVVEAHMEACLEAGIALSGINAEVMPGQWEFQVGPLGPLEVSDQLWVARWLLYRIAEEFGISATVEPKPVKGDWNGAGAHTNFSTKAMREGYDPIIAACEALGTKADEHVANYGHGIEDRLTGSHETAPWTEYSYGVSNRGASVRIPWQVAQDKKGYIEDRRPNANMDPYTVTGMIVDTVCSAAL comes from the coding sequence GTGGCAATCAAGGCCGAGTACATCTGGATCGACGGCACCGAGCCCACCGCCCGCCTTCGTTCGAAGACCAAGGTTCTGGCCGACAGCGCCAGCACCGCCGTCGCCGACCTTCCCATCTGGGGCTTCGACGGCTCGAGCACGAACCAGGCCCCTGGCGACAACTCCGACTGCGTGCTGAAGCCCGTCGCCGTGTTCGCTGACCCGATCCGCGGTGGAGACGACGTGCTGGTCATGTGCGAGGTGCTGCTCATCGACATGACCCCGCACCCCACCAACAACCGGGCCGCCTGTGCTGCCGTCGCCGAGAAGTTCGCCGACATGGAGCCGCTGTTCGGCATCGAGCAGGAGTACACGTTCTTCCAGGATGGTCGTCCGCTCGGCTTCCCCGTGGGCGGCTTCCCTGCCCCCCAGGGCTTCTACTACTGCGGCGTCGGCGCCGACGAGGTGTTCGGTCGCGAGGTGGTCGAAGCTCACATGGAGGCTTGCCTCGAGGCCGGCATCGCCCTCTCGGGCATCAACGCCGAGGTCATGCCCGGTCAGTGGGAGTTCCAGGTCGGCCCCCTCGGCCCCCTCGAGGTGTCCGACCAGCTGTGGGTCGCCCGCTGGCTGCTCTACCGCATCGCTGAGGAGTTCGGCATCAGCGCCACCGTCGAGCCCAAGCCGGTCAAGGGCGACTGGAACGGTGCCGGTGCGCACACCAACTTCTCCACCAAGGCCATGCGTGAGGGTTACGACCCGATCATCGCCGCCTGTGAGGCCCTCGGCACCAAGGCCGACGAGCACGTGGCCAACTATGGCCATGGCATCGAGGACCGACTCACCGGCTCGCACGAGACCGCCCCGTGGACCGAGTACTCCTATGGCGTTTCCAACCGCGGAGCTTCGGTGCGCATCCCGTGGCAGGTCGCCCAGGACAAGAAGGGCTACATCGAGGACCGTCGCCCCAACGCCAACATGGACCCCTACACCGTCACCGGCATGATCGTCGACACCGTCTGCTCCGCCGCTCTCTGA
- a CDS encoding glutamine synthetase, translated as MDRQMEYVLRTVEERGVRLVRLWFTDVLGQLKSFAISPAELESAFEEGMQFDGSAIDGFSRIQESDVLARPDAATFELLPWDDRHEASARMFCDLTTLDGAPFAGDPRQVLRRNLHAARDQGYSFFVAPEIEFFYFASADPTQVPQPLDTGSYFDLTTADVASDLRRRTIHHLEAMGIPVEYSFHEDSPSQHEIDLRYTDALSMADNVMTLRLVVRETALEQGVHATFMPKPLAGVQGSGMHTHLSLFQGDANAFHDPDEPYLLSATGKSFVAGLLRHAAELTAVTNQLVNSYKRLIVGTEAPSQITWARHHRAALVRVPVSKAGKEDAVRIEYRSPDPACNPYLVYSLLLAAGLKGINEGYELPDEATSLFDLPATERAAAGIADLPQSLAEALDAMEGSDLVRETLGDHIFEWFLRNKRREWADYKAQVTPFELARYLPTW; from the coding sequence GTGGATCGCCAGATGGAGTACGTGCTGAGGACGGTCGAGGAGCGCGGGGTGCGGTTGGTGCGCCTCTGGTTCACCGATGTGCTGGGGCAGCTCAAGTCCTTCGCCATCTCTCCCGCCGAGTTGGAGAGCGCCTTCGAAGAGGGCATGCAGTTCGACGGGTCAGCAATCGACGGGTTCAGCCGCATCCAGGAGAGCGACGTCTTGGCCCGGCCCGACGCCGCCACGTTCGAGCTGCTGCCGTGGGACGACCGCCACGAAGCGTCGGCCCGCATGTTCTGCGACCTCACGACCCTGGACGGGGCACCCTTCGCCGGAGACCCACGTCAGGTTCTGCGCCGGAACCTTCACGCAGCTCGAGATCAGGGCTACTCGTTCTTCGTGGCCCCCGAGATCGAGTTCTTCTACTTCGCTTCGGCAGATCCCACCCAGGTCCCCCAACCGCTCGACACCGGTTCCTACTTCGACCTGACCACCGCAGACGTGGCATCAGACCTGCGCCGTCGCACCATCCACCATCTCGAGGCCATGGGCATCCCGGTCGAGTACTCGTTCCACGAGGACAGCCCCAGCCAGCACGAGATCGATCTGCGCTACACCGATGCCCTGTCCATGGCCGACAACGTCATGACCCTGCGGCTGGTCGTGCGGGAGACGGCGTTGGAGCAGGGCGTTCACGCCACCTTCATGCCCAAGCCTCTGGCCGGGGTCCAGGGTTCGGGCATGCACACCCACCTGTCGCTGTTCCAGGGTGATGCCAACGCCTTTCACGACCCCGACGAGCCCTATCTGCTGTCGGCCACCGGGAAATCCTTCGTGGCCGGACTGTTGCGCCACGCGGCCGAGCTCACCGCGGTCACCAACCAACTGGTCAACAGCTACAAGCGCCTGATCGTGGGTACCGAGGCACCATCCCAGATCACCTGGGCCCGCCACCACCGCGCCGCCCTGGTCCGGGTCCCGGTGAGCAAAGCCGGCAAGGAGGACGCGGTGCGGATCGAATACCGCTCGCCCGACCCGGCCTGCAACCCGTACCTGGTGTATTCGCTGCTCCTGGCCGCCGGGCTCAAGGGCATCAACGAGGGCTACGAGCTACCCGACGAAGCCACCTCGCTGTTCGATCTGCCCGCCACCGAAAGGGCTGCGGCCGGCATCGCCGATCTTCCCCAGTCCCTCGCCGAAGCGCTCGACGCCATGGAGGGTTCCGATCTGGTCCGAGAAACGCTGGGTGATCACATCTTCGAATGGTTCCTGCGCAACAAGCGCCGTGAATGGGCCGACTACAAGGCCCAGGTCACGCCGTTCGAGCTGGCCCGCTACCTGCCCACCTGGTGA
- a CDS encoding response regulator transcription factor gives MEPLLVHPSPPPPELARLLDLGGYPWKAVADEREAVTATPDDGWGGAIVGFAEDGDTAWALCRAIRKGDVTVEPLLLLLGGNRLDDLELRDELYDDFCLDPFHPRELEARLRHLFWRSGSGSAPELVEYAGLVLNLETYQAAVDGDPIDLTYMEYELLKFLAQHPGKVFTRETLLSRVWGYEYYGGARTVDVHIRRLRAKLGEEHANLISTVRSVGYRFGQSRWGN, from the coding sequence ATGGAACCACTTCTCGTCCACCCCAGTCCCCCACCACCAGAACTGGCGCGCCTGCTCGACCTGGGCGGCTACCCCTGGAAGGCGGTGGCAGACGAACGTGAAGCCGTAACCGCCACCCCCGACGACGGCTGGGGAGGGGCCATCGTCGGCTTCGCCGAGGATGGCGACACGGCGTGGGCGCTGTGCCGGGCCATCCGCAAGGGAGACGTGACCGTCGAACCCCTCCTGTTGCTGCTGGGCGGAAACCGCCTCGACGACCTCGAGCTGCGCGACGAGCTGTACGACGACTTCTGCCTGGACCCGTTCCACCCACGCGAGCTCGAAGCCCGCCTCAGGCACCTCTTTTGGCGTTCGGGCTCGGGTTCGGCGCCGGAGCTGGTCGAGTACGCCGGGTTGGTGTTGAACCTGGAGACCTACCAGGCCGCGGTCGACGGAGACCCGATCGACCTCACCTATATGGAGTATGAGCTGCTCAAGTTCTTGGCCCAACACCCCGGCAAGGTGTTCACCCGCGAGACGCTCCTGAGCCGGGTGTGGGGCTATGAGTACTACGGCGGCGCCCGTACCGTCGATGTCCACATCCGTCGTCTGCGGGCCAAACTGGGCGAGGAGCACGCCAACCTCATCTCCACCGTACGCAGCGTCGGCTACCGGTTCGGCCAGTCCCGCTGGGGGAACTGA